The proteins below come from a single Aspergillus oryzae RIB40 DNA, chromosome 5 genomic window:
- a CDS encoding glycosyltransferase family 15 protein (glycolipid 2-alpha-mannosyltransferase (alpha-1, 2-mannosyltransferase)), which yields MGLTQRISKWLPSSPSLPVDDVSREKGRNISRFAFFKRRIRLKGNSSISIPLGFVLLFPCLVIVLVLLLFVRHPSSPGGILIPAGTPPSISEKHDKVFASGCLQVEKEVEGKRANAAFVVLARNKELDGVIQSLKSIERHFNRWFHYPYVFLNDGDFDDTFKDTVKNYTSAPVEFGKIDDTMWGYPKWVDHEVAKEGIRKQGDAAIMYGGMESYHHMCRFYSGFFYKHPLLMKYEWYWRLEPEISYFCDITYDPFVKMAEANKTYGFTIAVKELRETVPNIFRYASAYKRKHNLESKGLWEMFLERPPEEEPKPEEGKQDKLPEEILQNEPGENTVPDVDPEAMEGEKYNMCHFWSNFEIARLDWFRSKEYEEFFEMMDRSGGFWMERWGDAPIHSLAAGVLLSPSDIHYFRDFGYRHTTIQHCPANAPARQLPRIPWLEMTTEDEKARFEEDEYWANADPVKENGVGCRCRCDTDIVDVEGKQGSCLAEWVEVAGGWASP from the exons ATGGGGTTGACGCAGCGAATCTCAAAATGGCTGCCCTCTTCGCCGAGTCTCCCTGTGGATGACGTTTCGCGCGAAAAGGGCCGCAACATTTCCAGGTTCGCGTTTTTCAAGAGAAGAATACGCTTGAAGGGCAATTCATCGATTTCTATACCATTGGGATTTGTTTTACTATTTCCATGCCTTGTAATAGTCCTggttttgcttctttttgtccgacacccttcttctcccggTGGTATTCTAATCCCAGCTGGCACACCTCCATCTATAAG TGAAAAGCATGACAAGGTCTTCGCCTCGGGATGTCTGCAGGTCGAGAAAGAGGTTGAGGGTAAGCGTGCGAATGCCGCGTTTGTCGTTCTCGCTAGGAACAAGGAATTGGACGGAGTCATCCAGTCTTTGAAGTCAATTGAGAGACATTTCAACCGATGGTTCCACTATCCTTATGTGTTCCTGAACGACGGCGATTTTGATGACACTTTCAAGGATACCGTGAAGAATTATACAAGTGCTCCTGTGGAATTCGGCAAAATTGACGATACCATGTGGGGTTATCCTAAATGGGTTGACCACGAAGTGGCAAAGGAAGGCATCAGAAAGCAGGGCGACGCCGCTATCATGTATGGTGGAATGGAGAGTTACCACCATATGTGCAGATTCTATTCTGG ATTCTTTTACAAACATCCCCTTCTCATGAAGTACGAATGGTACTGGCGTCTGGAGCCAGAGATCAGCTACTTCTGTGACATAACCTA CGACCCTTTCGTCAAAATGGCTGAAGCAAATAAAACATATGGATTTACGATTGCTGTCAAAGAACTCCGTGAGACTGTCCCTAACATCTTCCGCTATGCCTCGGCCTATAAGCGGAAGCACAATCTCGAGTCAAAGGGACTTTGGGAGATGTTCCTCGAAAGGCCACCTGAGGAGGAGCCTAAGCCCGAGGAAGGGAAACAGGACAAGCTTCCGGAGGAAATCCTGCAGAATGAGCCTGGAGAGAATACTGTTCCCGATGTCGACCCTGAGGCCATGGAAGGCGAAAAGTATAACATGTGCCATTTCTGGAGTAACTTTGAAATCGCACGCTTGGATTGGTTCCGCAGTAAGGAATACGAAGAATTTTTTGAAATGATGGATAGGAGTGGTGGTTTCTGGATGGAAAGA TGGGGTGATGCGCCCATCCACTCGCTAGCTGCAGGTGTTCTTCTGTCGCCCAGCGACATCCACTACTTCCGTGATTTTGGGTACCGTCATACGACCATCCAACATTGCCCCGCCAACGCTCCCGCCCGACAACTCCCACGAATCCCGTGGCTCGAAATGAccacggaagatgagaaagcGCGGTTCGAAGAGGACGAGTATTGGGCAAATGCCGACCCCGTGAAAGAGAACGGTGTCGGTTGCAGGTGCAGATGTGACACAGATATCGTGGATGTTGAGGGTAAACAAGGCAGCTGTCTTGCCGAGTGGGTAGAAGTTGCGGGAGGCTGGGCTTCTCCCTAG